From the genome of Triticum aestivum cultivar Chinese Spring chromosome 3B, IWGSC CS RefSeq v2.1, whole genome shotgun sequence, one region includes:
- the LOC123071503 gene encoding uncharacterized protein, whose translation MPQVDLESLVCGGAGAGAGDRKVSCETVIAGSDSGDASPPRRMPPPVPNHDFPPESITIRIGDDAAFSELNPIYERDDSTKGSTNPKSAAAGGACNPVPLKARSNSTRIAGAPAAGTATFFGLPARIRPAFTRRQPSQGRILPDKRSGGTGEEPRSPKVSCIGKVLSDRERCGRRRQRRWWRGVAAVFRCGGGCASRGVGGGAGKKMALEESEYDEEEKEASVAAMRKFKSGRRAAAWGEEALAAAAAEAFSGEPAEDEKKHENHETEHWARVPVS comes from the coding sequence ATGCCGCAGGTCGACCTGGAGAGCCTGGtgtgcggcggcgcgggcgcgggagCCGGGGACAGGAAGGTGTCGTGCGAGACGGTCATCGCGGGCAGTGACAGCGGGGACGCCTCGCCGCCGAGGCGGATGCCGCCGCCAGTGCCGAACCACGACTTCCCGCCGGAGTCGATAACCATCCGCATCGGCGACGACGCGGCCTTCTCGGAGCTGAACCCGATATACGAGCGGGACGACTCCACCAAGGGCAGCACCAACCCcaagtcggcggcggcgggcggcgcctgCAACCCCGTCCCGCTCAAGGCGCGCTCCAACTCCACGCGCATCGCGGGGGCACCGGCCGCGGGGACCGCCACCTTCTTTGGCCTCCCGGCCAGGATCCGGCCGGCCTTCACCCGGCGCCAGCCGTCGCAGGGCCGGATCTTGCCCGACAAGCGCTCTGGCGGCACCGGCGAGGAGCCGCGGTCGCCCAAGGTGTCCTGCATTGGGAAGGTGCTGTCCGACCGGGAGAGGTGCGGGCGGCGCCGCCAGCGCAGATGGTGGCGCGGGGTGGCGGCCGTGTTCCGGTGCGGCGGCGGCTGCGCCTcccgaggagtcggcggtggcgccGGCAAGAAGATGGCGCTGGAGGAGAGCGAATATGACGAGGAGGAAAAGGAGGCGAGCGTCGCGGCAATGCGGAAGTTCAAGTCCGGGAGGAGAGCCGCCGCGTGGGGAGAGGAGGcgctggcagcggcggcggcggaggccttctCCGGCGAGCCGGCGGAGGATGAGAAGAAGCACGAGAACCACGAGACCGAGCACTGGGCCCGAGTACCGGTAAGTTAG